A window of the Scleropages formosus chromosome 5, fSclFor1.1, whole genome shotgun sequence genome harbors these coding sequences:
- the lmf2a gene encoding lipase maturation factor 2a: protein MGEIRLPRHMFLWSMSVVYLFAFVSLYVQIPGLYGNEGILPARWLITPTEKPLAELLQDTPTLLWLCPQLGLDIQQGLELICLLGILLSFGAMVLQPLRDSMVFLCLWVLYLSLYQVGKVFLYFQWDNLLLETGFLTILIAPLNLFRWKSSFKYHDNITFWLVRWLLFRLMFASGVVKLTSRCPTWWGLTALTYHYETQCIPTPLAWYAHQLPQWFQKLSVVGTFVIEIAVPFLFFAPIRCLRLTAFYLQVLLQVLIILTGNYNFFNLITIILCFSLLDDDQVGSWFGHGKKKKGKSWPQAIISWAALLIELGVYVLIIYGTRLYFELEVDWETKSMSSKTAFTYHQFNHFLKMVTLPSIWIGVLSLTWEVVIAMFKCACVRGFFWKLWAIVQLAVFVTAATGIFAISLVPYTFIEYDTHSNIWPGVRKAYEMVDRYQVVNSYGLFRRMTGVGGRPEVVIEGSMDKVNWMEIEFMYKPGNVSGPPPVVVPHQPRLDWQMWFAALGSHSQSPWFSTLVHRLLQGSKDVIDLIQVDKSKYPFSQQPPAYIRAHLYKYWFTKANKDGSHPKRWWRRQYVEEFFPTVSLGDSTLESLLWQHGIKDNSPVERSPDGPIPDALRLLRAYIQPLSGPLVLWTLFCTGAAICLLKTFCSRAPRASKPRAAPAETKRKAKDSPGTGLEKKDQGKKREEPASIQGGSKVSEERSTDADRRVWKRK, encoded by the exons ATGGGCGAAATCAGGCTTCCCAGACACATGTTTCTGTGGAGCATGTCTGTCGTTTACTTGTTTGCCTTCGTCTCTCTCTACGTTCAGATTCCAG GTCTCTATGGAAATGAGGGGATCCTGCCGGCGCGCTGGCTCATAACCCCTACGGAGAAGCCCCtggcagagctgctgcaggacacCCCCACGCTTCTGTGGCTGTGCCCACAGCTGGGCCTGGACATCCAGCAAGGCTTGGAGCTCATCTGCCTTCTGGGGATATTGCTGTCCTTTGGGGCCATGGTCCTGCAGCCACTGCGAGACAGCATGGTGTTCTTGTGCCTCTGGGTTCTCTACCTTTCCCTCTACCAG gttGGAAAGGTCTTTCTTTACTTTCAGTG GGACAACCTTCTGCTAGAAACCGGCTTCCTGACTATCCTGATTGCTCCTTTAAACCTGTTCCGGTGGAAGTCGTCTTTCAAGTACCACGATAACATCACCTTCTGGCTTGTCCGTTGGCTACTCTTCCGCCTCATGTTCGCCTCTGGTGTGGTCAAGCTCACGAGCCGCTGCCCCACCTGGTGGGGACTCACGG CTCTGACCTATCACTACGAGACCCAGTGCATCCCCACACCTTTGGCCTGGTATGctcaccagctgccccagtggTTCCAGAAACTTAGTGTCGTAGGCACCTTCGTCATCGAGATAGCCGTGCCCTTCCTCTTCTTCGCACCCATCAGGTGCTTGAGGCTCACTGCCTTCTACTTGCAG GTTCTGCTGCAGGTTCTTATTATACTGACGGGGAACTACAATTTCTTCAACCTCATCACGATCATCTTGTGCTTCTCCTTGTTGGATGACGACCAGGTTGGCTCTTGGTTTGGACACGGCAAGAAGAAAAAGGGCAAAA GTTGGCCTCAAGCCATTATCTCGTGGGCAGCCTTGCTAATTGAGTTGGGAGTGTATGTGCTCATTATCTATGGGACCAGGTTGTATTTTGAACTTGAAGTTGACTGGGAGACAAAGAGTATGTCATCTAAAACAG cattcaCCTACCATCAGTTTAATCACTTTCTGAAGATGGTCACATTGCCCAGCATTTGGATTGGAGTTCTCTCTCTTACCTGGGAGGTCGTCATAGCCATGTTCAA GTGTGCTTGTGTGCGTGGATTCTTCTGGAAACTCTGGGCCATTGTCCAGTTGGCTGTATTTGTCACAGCTGCCACTGGTATCTTTGCCATCAGCCTG GTTCCCTACACCTTCATTGAGTATGATACTCACAGCAACATCTGGCCTGGCGTGCGGAAGGCATACGAAATGGTGGACCGCTACCAGGTGGTAAACTCCTACGGTCTCTTCAGGCGGATGACCGGGGTGGGCGGTCGTCCAGAGGTGGTGATTGAGGGCAGCATGGACAAGGTCAACTGGATG GAGATTGAATTCATGTACAAACCAGGCAACGTTAGTGGCCCTCCACCTGTCGTAGTCCCCCACCAGCCAAGGCTGGACTGGCAGATGTGGTTTGCTGCCCTGGGCTCGCACTCCCAAAGCCCCTGGTTCTCTACTCTGGTGCATCGGCTGTTGCAGGGCAGCAAGGATG TGATCGACCTGATCCAGGTGGACAAATCTAAATATCCTTTCAGCCAGCAGCCTCCAGCATATATCAGGGCTCACCTGTACAAGTACTGGTTCACTAAGGCCAACAAAGATGG GTCCCACCCCAAGCGATGGTGGCGGAGGCAGTATGTTGAGGAGTTCTTCCCCACCGTTAGTCTGGGAGACTCCACCCTGGAAAGTCTGCTCTGGCAACATGGCATCAAG GACAACAGTCCAGTAGAACGAAGTCCAGATGGTCCAATCCCTGATGCCTTGAGGCTGCTGCGTGCCTACATCCAGCCTCTCTCTGGGCCCCTGGTGCTTTGGACCCTCTTCTGCACAGGGGCTGCCATTTGTCTGCTAAAAACATTCTGCTCCAGGGCCCCTAGGGCCAGCAAGCCCAGGGCTGCCCCTGCTGAGACCAAGAGGAAGGCCAAAGACTCCCCAGGGACTGGCTTGGAGAAGAAGGACCAGGGGAAGAAGAGGGAAGAGCCTGCATCCATCCAAGGGGGGTCCAAGGTCTCTGAGGAGAGATCTACTGATGCTGACAGGAGAGTCTGGAAAAGAAAGTGA